A DNA window from Hydractinia symbiolongicarpus strain clone_291-10 chromosome 6, HSymV2.1, whole genome shotgun sequence contains the following coding sequences:
- the LOC130647242 gene encoding uncharacterized protein LOC130647242: MFNNLESYCQEVDLRIATIHAQTTDGEINIKFAEFMANMRILINLQNESKELEDEYDNQQEHMNWMVISKQITKDEFEKNYKPELDNLEFELKEKHRSIKAFKEKYQLEIGSGPCVSSLDDTLQELGVERQAYHGKSFIGNHCHKMLKDGNIKYLCDRIPEIVQNQCDDQVLYLECQETCKKFEQLFKLYGSCHSIFNSSCIMTQEMLSNLETSINQFMCYLRVNWPSIYISPKLHILEDHVLDFVNKWRTGLGFYGEQGGESIHHDLHRMRINYSNIKNPVDRLKYIMKQHLLTTNPEAQDLKPAAKKRKFTKGEEE; the protein is encoded by the exons atgttcaacAACTTGGAAAGCTACTGTCAAGAAGTTGATTTAAGAATTGCCACAATTCATGCTCAAACTACTGATGGTGAAATTAATATTAAATTTGCAGAGTTTATGGCAAATATGAGAATTTTAAT cAATTTACAAAATGAGTCAAAAGAATTGGAGGACGAGTATGATAACCAGCAGGAACATATGAACTGGATGGTTATATCTAAACAAATTACCAAGGATGAGTTtgaaaaaaactacaaaccAGAGTTGGATAACTTAGAATTTGAACTGAAGGAGAAACATAGAAGCATAAAAGCATTCAAAGAAAAGTACCAATTGGAAATTGGATCTGGTCCTTGCGTATCATCCCTAGACGATACACTGCAGGAGCTTGGTGTTGAGAGGCAGGCGTACCACGGAAAAAGCTTTATTGGCAACCATTGTCATAAAATGCTCAAG GATGGCAACATAAAGTATTTATGTGATCGTATTCCTGAAATTGTACAGAATCAATGTGATGATCAAGTTTTATATCTGGAGTGTCAAGAAACATGCAAGAAGTTTGAACAACTGTTCAAGCTGTATGGTTCGTGTCACTCAATATTCAATTCTTCATGTATTATGACCCAAGAAATGTTATCAAATTTAG AGACATCTATCAATCAGTTCATGTGTTATTTAAGAGTTAATTGGCCTTCAATATACATCAGTCCAAAGCTGCACATACTAGAAGACCATGTATTGGATTTTGTAAACAAGTGGAGAACGGGCTTAGGTTTTTATGGTGAACAAGGTGGAGAATCTATTCACCACGATTTGCATCGTATGAGAATAAATTATTCAAACATCAAAAACCCAGTTGACAGGCTCAAATACATTATGAAACAGCACCTTTTGACAACAAATCCAGAAGCTCAAGACTTGAAGCCAGCAGCTAAAAAGCGTAAATTTACAAAAGGCGAGGAAGAGTAG